CACTGCCCACACTGCTGGGATTAGAGCTTTAGAATTTACCATGTAGTTTCTATAGAGAGCATGTAGTTTCTATATAGTGATATGGGGGTTATTTCAGGAAATTCTCTCTTCATTCGGGTTTAGCAAATTATAGAGAAACGTGATAACAGATATTTGAGCaagattttcaataaattatttttctgagCTACTATTAAACGCTCCTGAGattcaatttgaatttaattcaatttgaaattataaagcttttaaataaggtttcaaatatataggaaaaatttaaacattttcaattatgCTTTAAACGATATGCGTTTACgctatattattatgatattaaattaaggTTGATATAATGGTGAAAATACTGTTTGAATTCCAGAACGTTTCTCATtattggaatttaaatttacgtgCTAAAATTTAAGTACTGCATAATTTTCAAGCACTGAAACAGGGATCAAAGGGGTTGGGAGGGCTGTGTGCACACCTGCAGTAttgcaaacaaaacaatatgttGACGAACAAAGCAAACAACTTGATgccaaaattaataacataccTTGTTTGAGATAAGACTATTTCTGAGAACGCTCAGATACAACCGTCAAAGAAGACAGACGTGAACTGCAGacaatgttaataaaacaatgagATCTGAAACGCGTTccaacatacacacatacatacatacatacataaaatcacgcctctttcccggaggggtaggcagagactacctctttccacttgccacgatctctgcatacttccttcgcttcatccacattcataactctcttcatacaagctcggcggtttcgggtacttttgacctgaccctttaccaggacgtccttaaataaaataacgagaTCTAAAACGCGTtccaacaatttaaaaattcttgaGGTGCTACGTAAGcgaattaacatacatacatacttacacaaAAACATGTCTTCCGCTCGAaggcaggcagagacttcaaCTATCCACTTGCAatctgcatatttctttcgcttcatccacatatgTCTCTTATCTCTTAGGGTACTGTCGACTTATTAAGGGTATGTGAATTTCTTTACAAATCTTCTTCAATCGCTTTTAAGATTTCCTACTGCCGATAACTTGTCACTGTTTCTGGATCTAAATCCCATCAGTTACTTCAACTCTAGTGATTATTGGCATTTTTCACTCCgtgtaaaagataaaaacacAATATCTCCTATTTCGTGTGTATTCTTACTTTCGTAAAATATCGTTAATTTATAAAGCGATATTTATTGTAAGGTTTACATCATGACCAATGTCGAATCAaagcaaacaataaaaaaatatataggtaattgATTTATCAAACtgctttttaaagaaatagttTAATAGATTTAGCTGTTCCGTTCCGTTCTTGGCttattgtcctttttttccaGACAAAAGCCCTTATTTCTATTTGTATAGTTTCAAagtttataacaaacaaataaaggcTAAGATAATTCGAATGAGTAATTTTTCGTTCTAAAATCCAAATTTCATAACTCGACATCAGTAAGTTACAAACTTAAGTTACATTCCAGgtgataaaatttaagaacCCCGTTTTACCTCAACGAGGAATCTTTGCGTCCTTACAGATAGGTTAAGGTGTACTTACTCACTTATGTAATCTTAAAAAACTGTTCCCACTCGCTTCAGTGGCTGGAGAATGAAGGATATAGGCGTTTTTTCCATGTAGATAAACATGAGTACGTACTTTGCTGAagtttatgcaaaaaaaaaaaagaaaacgacagacttaaaaaataagaattcttTTCGcaagttgatgctatgcaTGACTGTACAATTATGATGAAATAGATCtggtgaaaaaatatttttttttttatttggaattCCATACAAAATAATCCGGAAGGTATAttctatgtacatacaaaatttcattcaaatcagaACAGCCGTTTAATTGTGAAAGcggaacatacagacagacataatttcgcatgtttaataaaagtaatattattccaaatatttaactttaagAGCTCAAAATACTTAGGCTAAAGTCAGTTCAAATTCTCCTTACTTTAAGTTAATAGATTTGTCAAAAGCAGTATTTCATCATTACGAACAGTTAATTTAATACTAATTTAGTGTAATTACTAAACGTAACAATACAGTGGATTTATGTCGCCGGCACACAAATTAATTGTTCGGACATCAGTATAATTAGCTTAGTGTGTAAACACGTCACTAATTCCATGTGTATTGGCCTCAAAGGACTATTTATTGCCATTAATTATTAGGTATGATAACAGCTTTATTTGCTTACAACTTCACTACTTTGAATcggaaatcaaataaatttattatcgtCATTACATATGTTTGTCGGTGACTGAATCTTTGACACGcattttagggttccgtacctaaatgctgcagtgtagtttgttccgccgcgaCTTCTACATACATCTATTCTAAATGGTCGAAaacgggaccctattactaagcTTTGGCTGTCTGTCACCAGGATGTATCTCATAAACAGTGAAACCTAGaaagcagttttttttaaattatgtatttccgtTGCCGCTGTAAcacaaaatactaaaataaaaacgaatattaaaaacgtttgtttttctaattctttcgctcaatattaataaagataacGGTAGacgtttaaaatttcaatgaacCGGTAGAAAcgtgaatattaaaaataaatattagagTAACAAACATGATGACGGTACGGAACCCTTTGTGCGCGAGcccgactcgcacttggccggatttttattcagattcctatttatttttcgtatGGCTTTGCGTCCCTACTTCAAAGAGTCACCGTTTTCATGTATATAGccttttcagttaattttattgaaaagacCTCTTGCCTGTGGCATCTGGTTATCTGTGATTAAGATGTAGAAGTAGAGTAAGCACAGATCTTTATAAATGCTTAATGTAACAAATTTatcatttagaaataaaagctATATGATAATGAGACTTAACATGTACCTAAACTAAGAATATCTTGTAAGGCTGAATTTTCATACAGTCAAAAaattccgtgtggtttccggcgttttagaataggaatccgtggatgtcgtaaagagcgactaatttataagtttataaacttgggattcctataggcgatgggctagcaacctgtcactatttcaatctcaatctCATCAGAAAACCGtatagccgaacgtggcctttcagtcttttcaagtcggttcacctcgcaagggataaagtcgtgactatatgtacatatatataacatatgaAGAAAACCTAGCAGGTGACTGCTTACCGTATAGAGAAGTCTTACCAATAAATCAAGTgttgtttcattttaatttcttatacatacatacatatggtcacgtctttatctcttgcggggcagacagagagacaccttttacgacatccatgggaaagagatggagtggtcctattcttttttgtattgatgccgggaaccacacggcaatttctTATTGGATATGAAAAAGTAATTAGTGTCCCACGATCTGTGATAACGGTGAGCAGCTGTCACAAATGAGCGGCCATTGGGTCGCGGCTAATGGGGGCCCTGGGGTGCTCCCCCGGGTTCACCTACATATTTATccgactacatacatacatacgtataatcacgtctatatcccttgcggggtagacagagccaacagtctcgaaaagactgataggctacgttcagctatttggctttaagatagaaagaagaatcccaagtgtataaacctacccctcagtcgcgttttacgacatccatgggaatgagatggagtggtcgtattctttttctattggtgccgggaaccacacggcacatcatcACGGCATCCGACTACGCAAAAATAATGCTATgattgtaatatgtatgttctaaAGTGCCATGTGGGGTACCGGttctttagaataggaccactccagttCCCattgtcgtgaaaggcgactaaggcttataaacttgtgattattttttaagcgatgggctaacaccctgtcactatttgaatcttgatcTTAAGTATTAAGACATAGTGATACGTTCCAAGATTGAACGAATCTCCATTGAATCTGTTTTTTCAATCTTAGCCAAAGCTCAATCGATGACAAGCAACAGCAAAACCCAATTTAATTCCAAGCGCATCAGTGCTTCAAACTTAGTATCTTTTGAAGTCAAAATTACTTAATCCTCGCTCTAAACCTAGTCCAGTCTGATGCGATCTTCGACCAACTTCAAGACTTGTTGAACGGACTTGATCTGAAACTATTGAACTTTTGCCAGTTAAGCGTTGAAACATTTTCAGCTGCAATCTGGCGAAATCATTACTtcatcaatacatacatatggtcacgtctatatcccttgtggggtagacagagccaacggtcttgaaaagactgatatgccacgttcagctatttggcttaatgataaaattgagattcaaatagtgacaggttgctagcccatcgccttaaaaaaagaatcccaagcctatCACTGAATCgctttttactacatccatgggaaagagatggagtggtcctattcttttttgtattggtgccgggaacctcacggcactTCATCACTATCacaacatattataaagttaagtTTTCCTATTTCATTTCTCTCTAATCGCGGAAAGTTGTGGATGGATTTTATTCATGTTTGATGTCTTTTCTGAGGCAAGTAAGTGCTATCCCTGTGAAGCAAGGGTGGGTCGCTAGTACCATATAAAtgaaagcaatttttttttaaaacaatagatAATCATAATATTAAGTGGAGTTCATTGaaaagtaggcagagactgccactttccacttaccatggtcactgcatacttcttttgtttcattcacattcataactctcttagtGCAAGCTCGTCGCTTCGGTAAATTAAGAGTAAGTCTTCTGTCTTatctcttattattttatcgtgTATCTAAAGAGCATTCTTAAGTAACtttggtaataaatatttttagcgaAGCTCGTATATTAAACTTCAAAGAATTCTTATACTCCAAGAATGAGCTCTAAGCCAGCTTAAACTGGGCATATATGAACGTACCATGATGTATGCGACCTACATGCTGAGGAAAGTAGGGAATATTTACTGACGATATGAGGGAAAACGTTTATAATGAGGTCAAGAGGGATCGATGACAacaaaaattgtatgtattacaAGGGGTAGAATGTAAAACATACACTCGTACAGATTAAGTAACAATATTGTATAACCGTATAAGACATCCAAATTATCTGACGTTGTTGTACAATTTTGCACCATATAATAATACTGTACAGTACACATTAGAATAACAATGCGCAATTAAAAAAGCTTGCTATGGCATGTGAAGAAggtttttatagaaaaaatgaCACTTCGAAATACATCTTCTACTGGGAATGCGTTTTAATAGCAGAAGCTttaagtagttttaaagtCATTACGTAATACATCATGTCCTATATTGAGaaatattgaattgaaattttgcaaCAATCTGAGTTTGCATACTACATCTCCGTTTTCAGTGGTCTAGATTCATAATGCCTTCATTACACAGACTACGAGTATACCTACGCGAAACTAACTCAGTTGGAAAGTAAGATTCCCGCGTTGTTTCAGTCACTTAAACTCCCAAATACTGGGGAGCTCAGTTGCCAAACGTTATGCTCGGAAGCTTATGTtaatcactatttaaatatatgtacgcGGGTGTAGCGTAAATTGTACCATGTCTTAACGAGCGCGCATTGTAAATGAGAGAGGTATTCGGCGTTTATCggtcattacaaaaatattaatttacatgtaaaatattaactatttatagatatatataaaatatttgtttttaaaaaaattttgttgttttattttctttttactttactgcGTTTAATGGCTTTTCTGACATTCACCGAGAATAGCTCGGTTACCCAGGTACTTATTAGATTAATAGCCATAGATAATTaaccataataaaaattttcaaaatactgaaaatcGCAGAGTATGATAAACATAAAGATAAGGTTTAAGTCGGCGGTATTCGGGCTGCAAAGTAacaaagagagagagagagtacaCAACACGTTTATATGCCCTGCGGggcaaacagagccaacagtcattaaaagactgaatcaGTGCTACCTATGTTCGCATTCGCTTGCTTTGGTTTAAATGCGCACTCTATGTTGAAAAGTACGTCATCAGAGAAGTGTTTCCCTctatatacaattttaattacatttgcGGATTTGTCTGCGGCTCTACGGCTTTATGTTCTTGAATTTGACTAATATACTTATGTTAATAGAGAAATACTAACGTGGGCAATTTCgatctaaaaataattcacaaGAAGAAACAGGCTCTTAGAATATTGAATCTGATATAATCTTAAGTGCATATAtttacaatcacgtctttatcgcttAAGATGTAGACAGAGTCCTAaaaaaaggccacgttcaactgtatgttattgaatttaatgattattgaattgagaatcaaCTAGTGATACGTTGCTATCTTATCgctgaaaaaaagaatccctaatTTAATAGCTTTTCCCTTGACATACTTTTACTATCTGCATGATaaaagaagcagctggcacgaACTATACTTTTTCGCGGCAATCAGACCAACATAGAAGAcactaataaaatactaagaagttgctaataaaacatttgcattgaataagttaagtattatttatggGTAAAGAtactcattaattttaaatagatccCTGAGACAAGGGTATCTCTATCCCGACGATACTGACCCAACCACCCTGTTTAGATAAGGGAAGTTAATTCCGAAGGGTTATTGTGATATGCGGAAAACAGggttcaaatattttgttgataaCAAAGGAGTAAAAATATAGACCAGTTATTATGCTATTCAATCATCTTTCTTTCAAAGGTATCAGGTATCAAAGGTTTTTGGGATGAAAAACTGGGCGAGATTGactcattttttgtttattatgtcAAAGGTGATACGGCTTGGACAGGGACGATCCGGGTAATGGAAAAACGTTTAGAACAAGTtcatcaattttaataaaagaataaaagaaagaagacTGATTCATTTGAGTCCAACCTAAACCATAGAAGTtacaaacttgaaacttggacGCAATCTTAATGTTATCACGTAATGCTGAGATACGAATGGATTTTCTGAAATGAAGTGTCCAAAAGAGGGTTAATGTTTgaacgaaaaataaattaaatcttattaagCATGTTAGAGTAAAACGTGTAACCATATTATTTGTTAGAGCAACTTTcctttaaaaagttaaagtttAAACCTTTTTTGTACCAAATCCTAAATATTACCAAAAATATCCAATACTTATTCccaattcatttatatttccaAAATACTTTAATTCCATGTTTTCATGTTTTCAATTGCattgtgttaattttataaagacgtgaatagTAATTCGGTGAGCAGAGCACTTGGTACAGATTAAGTTACTTGCctatattatactttttctatttccgtcatatttgaaatgaatactgtaaatattatattttatatataagaattcTTTGCAAAATACTTTAAGAGGTGTACTACAACCGTTgtcgtaaataaacaaatggtAACATATAtgatacaaaacaaacaaacataaaaagcaTGTATGAACTCGCAAAATGGCTTACTTTTACAGGTTAAGACCATATAATCGTCGCCGAAGGCTTTCATCCTTTCCTTTTATCCTTTGACTTAAGATCCCGTAACCTTTGAACTTTAAAACAAAGCGTAAAGCGTAATAGATGACAGCTTTTTAAACAAACGTAACGATATGCGACGTATATCATCTTATTAAtcagattttaaaaacttatattattgCCGCGTTTAAAGAACAACATGAAAGATATGATATTGTAATCCTTGTTATTGAAACAAAGTAGTTTAATTGATAGTGTTTTTACTTGAGTAAAAGCTAAACAAATAACGCCTAGagccatctatactaatattataaagctgaagagtttgtttgtttgaacgcgctaatctcagaaactactggttcgaattaatttttttttgtgttgaataggccatttatcgaggaaggctttaggctatataacatcacgctgcaactattagaagcgaagaaataatggagaatgtgaaaaaaatcggggataattattcatccttgaaggcttcaatgatgcccaaaataactatttgacgcgaacgaagtcgcgggcacagctagttatgaaTAGAAGTAAGTATTGACAGAAGGGGTGCCTCTCCTTCTCAAGATGAATGACAACGTGCGCGAGCGAAGACGCGCGCAAAAGCTATAATATATAagctaatatatatatatatatatatatactatatatatatatacattatagcCTCTACTAGCACTATCTCCGACCCTCAAAAGAAATTATACCATCACATTGATAAACGGCTTAATAAGGATTTCTCCTAATTAACTACATGACCTTTGACCTCCCGGTCACTATTCCCCGGACATGACGATGAATTTACTGCTAATTGTAATACCCTTAGTTGTTCCCTGGGCATTTTGTTAGCGAGTTTTGTGTTAGAAACTAAGTGTACGAGACTCTTACTTAAAAActctttaaatgttattcggTTGAATGCAAgatagaaaagatttttttatatacttatatacatataatataacgcCTTTATACGTAACGGGGTAGTCAAAACCAAACAGTCTCGAACAGACTGGACTTTTTAtacgaaaacaaataaaatctgTTAGCgacacattaaatttaacatagcgCACACTCAATAAACATTGTCATATTGTAGCACACTCAttaagtattgtattgtatagaaCAAAAGAAGCGAGATCAAACAATACCCCCACTACGACGGTCAATTGCATTAGATAGTACACTAGAAAGCGAATGAGCACTTTAGAGGCatattttagatattgttattattatttatgaaacctAATTGATAAACGATAACGCAGACCGTCATAGATAAGTGATAACGCTATTTTCATAAAAGTCAAGGACACAAGGTCAATAATTggattatgttttttgatgtcaacaaatgtaagtaaatttctcgaaaagtatattgtttatagaaacgaaagtattgtaataagaaagtatgatatatgtatttttgtataacttagaatttattagaatcttatattgtatattcgagaaatatttaaaagttgacaggaaattttgatgaaagcaTAGGTTGAAGAcaaacttttgttaaaatctctttgagaaagaaattgtgatatttgtaaattattttatatgatgagaatttttgtaagtttatttggaaaatggaaattattatgtttatatcatgtaaaattgagaaaagttaataaatatcgCCTAAGCGAAGCTATGCACAACACCAGAAATCGTCACGAAATTTGAGGTTCGCGTTAAGGTATTACTCCGACTTACAATAGTAAAATCGGCGGCAGAGGGCGTCGTAGTGCAATTGTTCCAGTTTAAAGtgaaaaatcaagaaaaagaagacctcaagaaagaaaaagtcctCAAGGAAGAAAAAGTcttcaagaaagaaaaagtcttCAAGAAATTAAGTCGGAATAATACCTCTTAGTGTAATAGTTTAATAGTGTTAGGAAATTAGTATAAGGTGTTGTGCGTGGTTAGTGGACGGACAAATTGTGTGTattgttttcgttttttaattcttcaatTAGTTTAGTGGTTTCTAATAAGACTTGAACATAGTGAGTAGGTATTCCAATTAGTGATAGTGCTATTGGATTTCAGTGACTGAACCATTAAACCGTGAGTAATTCAGACTTTATTAAGTGACATAGACTTTGGTTAGAGAGAGAGACTCAATATTTAGTGATCATATAGTGAATAGACACTCAGTGAGTAAGGTCAATGACCCCACGTATAGTAGTTTTATTAACAATCAAGTGAAATTAGACATAGGCTTTTGGAAGAGGTTGATGACCCCATTTCTACACAACCTACCATCCGAGGATTCTTTGTTGGCCTCACTGCCGCGTCCGCAGCCGTTGACGTCATATACCAGCGGGGGGGGGGGGCGGACTTCTACTGGAGCGGAATTCGGGACTCCCTATAAGTGAAGGGGAGGCTAGGGGAGGCAGGTACCTAGTCAGGGTTATACTGTCACCTCGACCCGCAACAAAGGcgtggtccttcgagccggatctTCAATACCTTTCAAAATGCCAGTAACGAGAAGCCAGAAAGGCAAAATGGAACCATTACGTCCACCTACTACAACAAGTGAAGAAACAGGCACAACACATAGAACTCCTACAAGTCGAGGAACTACAAGTGGAACTGAGGACTCCACAAACACAAGCATGCAAACTGGAACGCGAGAACAAGCACTACCGGGAAGCACGATGACATTAGTTCCAATGGAACCGAGAGATAGCGAGCCTACGCAGACAACGCGCTCCCCATCTAGGAGCAAGAGAGCAGGAACAAGCAAGTCAGTGAAAACAAGAAGGAAACTTCAATTGGAAAAAGAAATTGCGGAACTCAAATTGGAACAAATAAAAGCAGAAACCGCGAAAAGGGAAGCAGAGGCGAAACTTCTTGAGGAAGAATCTGATTCCGACCTAGAGGAACCAGAGGACAGGGCGGATCGTGTACGAAGTTGGATGGCTGGCACACAAGACAACGCGTCATGTATGGAAGTTCCATTCAACAGAAATGAGGATCTACCAATGAACAACCTCGCTTCAGCTATAGCAGCGGCATTCGAAAAAGCTACTTCGAAACACAAACCGTTGCCACCGAAGTACATGTTTGAGTTACCAACATTTAATGGAGATAGTGCAGAATGGCTAGCTTTCCTAACAGTATACACCGAAACATCTACTATGTTTTCGGCAGTTCAGAATATGGCTCGACTAAGAAAAAGCATCGTGGGACAAGCAAGAGAAgcagtgaaaaatatattgtattcgGATTCTCAACCCAACGACGTCATGGAAGCATTAAGGAGAAGATTCGGTAGAGCGGACTTATTAGTCACAGCCGAATTAGATAAATTAAGGGCGCTTCCTCGTGTAAGTGAAAATGTACAAGAACTTAGTGCATTCTCATGTAAAGTCAACAACAGTGTGACAAGTATCAAAGggttaaagaaaaacaagtaCCTACACTCACCGGAAATAGTGAAACAAATCACGGAAAAATTACCAGCGTTTATTCAATTTAGATGGTGCGATTATATCGCACAATACGACGAAGATGAACCTGATCTCGAAATACTAGCCAACTTCCTGAACAAAGAAGCCGATAGAAGTGTTGTGCTGCTATCAAAcgaaaagaagaaagtgaTACAACCAAAGAGGCAGTCAGCACACGTAGCAGTTGAACAACCCATGAGAAGGGGAATTCAATGTATTCAATGCAAAGGAGATCACTATTTTTCGGAATGCAAAGAATTGAAAAACGCAAGTATCGACGAAAGGTGGGAAAtggtaaaaaagttaaaagtttgCTTCAATTGCCTAAGAGGACGACATCGAAAAGATGATTGCAGGTCTAGACCCTGCCGACAATGTAAGAGATTACACCATGCGCTTCTTcataaggaatataagaaagaaaacaGTACAGATGAAAAGAGGAAAGAAGAAGCTAGTGTTACTGGAACTGTCAACACTTTGAAAACACCACAAGCGCTATTGAAAATAATGCCCGTACAGCTATACGGGCCAACGAAATCTGTGAAAGTATTAGCACTTCTGGATGAAGGTTCGACAGTCACATTGCTGGACGAAGCTACAGCAAAAGAAATAGGAGCCACAGGACCGAAAGAAATCCTTGCTCTAGAAACAGTTGGTGGAAATACGATAAGAAACACGGATTCTGAAAGAATCAATTTGAAGATTAAAGGCGTCCACCAACGGaagaaaatgaacataaataaCGTGAGAACAATTAAAGAAATCCAGTTGTCACCGCAAACAGTGGATAGGGCGAGATTGAAAGCCTGTCCACACCTGAAGCCTCTTATCGACAAAATATGTTACGAAGACACGCCTCCGAAAATGTTAATAGGTCAGGACAATTGGGAATTGATCGTATCGAGACACACTAGGAAACGCAAGAAGGACGAACCCGTTGCTTCATTCACGAAGCTGGGATGGGTATTACACGGTTGCGATGGTGGGATAACGAAACAAGTACAGTTTATGAGATGTGCGCATCTGAAAAGTCAAGACGACAATTTGGATGCCATAATTAAAGAACACTTCGCAATAGAAGCACTAGGTGTCACTGAAAGGAAGCCATCGTCTGACATTGAAGAGAGAGCAACAAAGAAATTGGAAGAAGTCGTGCGAAAAGCTGCTGTCGATAAATACGAAGCGGGATTAATCTGGAAAGCGGAAGACGAAACTCTTCCAGACAATCGATCAACTGCGGAAAGCAGAATGAGAAACTTAGAGAAAAAGTTGGATAAAGATCCTGAACTGAAAGCTGACTACGAGAAACAGATACAACATTTGTTGGATTCAGACTACGCAGAAGAAGCTCCGAAACATAGTACATCCACGAGATTGTGGTACTTACCGCACTTCGCCGTCACTCACCCaacgaaaaagaaaagaaggaTAGTATTTGATGCAGCAGCAAGATCCAATGGGAAGTGTCTGAACGACGCGCTCTTATCTGGACCGGATCTGCTACAATCATTATGGGGTGTGTTAATACGCTTTCGTCAAGGTCCTATAGCAGTCGTAGCTGACATTAAAGAGATGTTCCTGCAAATCCTTATGAGAGAAGACGACAGAGATAGTTTGCGATTCTTATGGAGAGGAGGCGACAGGACAGGACCAATGAAAGAGTATCGTCTTAAAACTGTGATATTCGGAGCGGCCTCATCACCCAGTACAGcaatatttgtgaaaaacaaaaacgcgAAAGACAACGGACAAGGGCACCATGAGGCCATCAAAGCGATAGAAAAGAATCATTACATGGACGATTATCTACAAAGTTTTTGGGAAGAAGAACATGCGGTAGAAGTCGCCACGACAGTCGACGAAATACATAAGAAAGCAAGTTTCCATTTAAGAGGATGGGCATCCAACCGTCCTAATGTATTGAAAAGGATCAACGGAGACAATAGCTTGGAAAAGGAATTAGGACTTGGTCAGCAAGAAGAGAAAACGCTCGGAATGAAATGGAAAGTACAAGAAGACTGCTTTTCATTTCGAGTAGCAATGAGAAATGTACCAAGGGAAATTTTACGAGGAGAA
Above is a window of Amyelois transitella isolate CPQ chromosome 8, ilAmyTran1.1, whole genome shotgun sequence DNA encoding:
- the LOC106141830 gene encoding uncharacterized protein LOC106141830 — translated: MPVTRSQKGKMEPLRPPTTTSEETGTTHRTPTSRGTTSGTEDSTNTSMQTGTREQALPGSTMTLVPMEPRDSEPTQTTRSPSRSKRAGTSKSVKTRRKLQLEKEIAELKLEQIKAETAKREAEAKLLEEESDSDLEEPEDRADRVRSWMAGTQDNASCMEVPFNRNEDLPMNNLASAIAAAFEKATSKHKPLPPKYMFELPTFNGDSAEWLAFLTVYTETSTMFSAVQNMARLRKSIVGQAREAVKNILYSDSQPNDVMEALRRRFGRADLLVTAELDKLRALPRVSENVQELSAFSCKVNNSVTSIKGLKKNKYLHSPEIVKQITEKLPAFIQFRWCDYIAQYDEDEPDLEILANFLNKEADRSVVLLSNEKKKVIQPKRQSAHVAVEQPMRRGIQCIQCKGDHYFSECKELKNASIDERWEMVKKLKVCFNCLRGRHRKDDCRSRPCRQCKRLHHALLHKEYKKENSTDEKRKEEASVTGTVNTLKTPQALLKIMPVQLYGPTKSVKVLALLDEGSTVTLLDEATAKEIGATGPKEILALETVGGNTIRNTDSERINLKIKGVHQRKKMNINNVRTIKEIQLSPQTVDRARLKACPHLKPLIDKICYEDTPPKMLIGQDNWELIVSRHTRKRKKDEPVASFTKLGWVLHGCDGGITKQVQFMRCAHLKSQDDNLDAIIKEHFAIEALGVTERKPSSDIEERATKKLEEVVRKAAVDKYEAGLIWKAEDETLPDNRSTAESRMRNLEKKLDKDPELKADYEKQIQHLLDSDYAEEAPKHSTSTRLWYLPHFAVTHPTKKKRRIVFDAAARSNGKCLNDALLSGPDLLQSLWGVLIRFRQGPIAVVADIKEMFLQILMREDDRDSLRFLWRGGDRTGPMKEYRLKTVIFGAASSPSTAIFVKNKNAKDNGQGHHEAIKAIEKNHYMDDYLQSFWEEEHAVEVATTVDEIHKKASFHLRGWASNRPNVLKRINGDNSLEKELGLGQQEEKTLGMKWKVQEDCFSFRVAMRNVPREILRGEKTPTKRQVVSAIMSTFDPLGLIAPVLIQGKKLMQNIWRSGVGWDTEILASEEDEWRKYLQHMKTIEELTIPRCISPHHTEGELHVFTDASETSYAASAYWKTIEEDAKTSLIAAKNRVTPLKPISVPRLELQAALLGCRLARAIEKEMDLTVVKKTFWTDSTTVLSWIKSDPRTFKTFVAHRLAEIEELSKPQDWRWVPTNQNPADDATRDVPENFNERHRWFEGPEFLKQSEEHWPKPKEIKREPHEEDKKIEKVATTRQKEFSTPDPKRFSSWNRLLRSTARVVQFVEILTKNKQEKEKVNATKKDEPWRKNRKRKKAPIVLKKIAKEQQKLFIPLETHQLAKTEALLMRRNQDESFKAEIATLRKGQHLTKSQKLHNLDIVEIDGILRLKGRINAVEGTQQEKNPIVLDKRDWITRLLIQHYHNVFHHGNHATVINELRQRYWIVGIRAAVRSIAHLCQWCKVRKSMPTTIPMGDLPPERLSHNSHPFTCTAVDYFGPMTITIGRRHEKRWGALFTCLTTRAVHVELATSLSTDSMIMALRRFAARRGMPKVIYSDNGTNFVGANRELKEAVEALKKEEVEAAADNIGVRWKFIPPGAPNMGGAWEKLVRSVKTSLTAVLKEKNPSEETLHTLLLEVEHIINSRPLTELEDCTNPESLTPNHFLIGRSCGAPRLGAFSDSDLVGKPSWKTSQRLADHFWSRWLKEYLPGLLPRRNVGQPTRDIRCGDIVAVLDPALPRGTWPRGRVVRTLPGPDDRNRVVDVATGGGILRRPASKLVVIVPVNSENKAEQK